From the Nodularia sp. NIES-3585 genome, one window contains:
- a CDS encoding NAD(P)H dehydrogenase subunit NdhS, translating to MILPGSTVRVKNPADTYYRYEGLVQRISDGKVAVLFEGGNWDKLITFRLSELEVVELTAGRKGK from the coding sequence ATGATTCTGCCTGGATCAACAGTTCGCGTCAAAAATCCCGCAGACACCTATTATCGCTACGAAGGACTTGTACAACGTATCAGTGATGGCAAGGTAGCTGTACTCTTTGAAGGTGGCAATTGGGATAAATTAATTACCTTTCGCCTATCAGAATTGGAAGTTGTCGAACTTACAGCCGGACGCAAAGGGAAGTAG